Part of the Lotus japonicus ecotype B-129 chromosome 6, LjGifu_v1.2 genome, TGCAAGCTGCTTTTGTTACTCATTATGGCTCATCATTCAGGTAATTAACATAGATAACATAACAAAATAGCCATTTTAAACTTTGGTTTCACTTTAATTTGTAATTCTCTTGTTGTTAACCACTATTACATGACACTACAGGCTAAGATGAGCAAAGAATACCCATGCCATTACTCAAGTACAGCTTTGATGTGCTTAATGGGGGCAACACAAGCCACTGTTTTTGCCCTTTGTGTTGAGAAGGATTGGAGCCAATGGAGGCTGGGTTGGAGTATTAAGCTTCTAACTGCAGCATATTCAGTATGTgctaatatattatataattaattagaGATTAGCATGTTAATTGTTTTAATTAATAGCTTGTCAAGCACCAAGTGTGCTGATCACTTGAATTGGTGATATGTTGTTGCAGGGAATTGTGGCATCTGGATTAATGGTTGTTGTTATTGCATGGTGTGTAAAGAAGAGAGGCCCATTGTATGCCTCTGTTTTCAACCCTGTGCAGCTTGTGGTTGTGGCCATTGTTGGTTCCTTGATGTTGGATGAGAATCTCTACTTAGGAAGGTATACATCAAATTAATACTTGCTATATTAATTAACTTGTGTAGTGAATCAAGTCCTAGTGCACCATACCCTCAATTTAGATGCTAATGATTTGATTTTTGAAACATTTTTAGTGCAATTGGAGCAGTGCTAATTATAATTGGATTGTACTCGGTTCTATGGGGTAAGAGCAAGGAATTGAAAAATGTGACTGGCTTGGTAATCGATCCAGAAATCGAACAAATTGAGGTTGTTGTCACGCCAGATCAAGATCATGATCATATAAAGTGCAGTAATAACAATTGTGAGATAAATATTGTTAGCAAGGATCATGATAGTTCATTAAAAAGTGTGCAAGAAGGACAAGACATTGAAAATAACAGGGGAAAATGACTTCAAGCGACGTGAAATGTGCAAATAACACAACATTTGTAGAGTTGTAGAGTGTGCATGTTGGACACCATGCCATCTTTTCCACCTTCCCACTTGCAAAAGGCAAAGATTTGAGACACGGGAAATTTGTACATTTTTGCTTT contains:
- the LOC130723670 gene encoding WAT1-related protein At1g25270-like, with amino-acid sequence MGDIMRKMQGLKPALMMLMVQIAFSTMNVLYKFAINDGVSVRVITAYRLIFATACTVPLALILERKNRPKLTWRVLFMSFLCGLFGGSLFQNLYFESMALISATFASAVFNLIPGVTFILAVSCGLEKLNFHKASGMAKVLGTITGIGGAMMLTFLKGVELDIWPFHINILHKKDTGAHSNSKLLGIFCGLASCFCYSLWLIIQAKMSKEYPCHYSSTALMCLMGATQATVFALCVEKDWSQWRLGWSIKLLTAAYSGIVASGLMVVVIAWCVKKRGPLYASVFNPVQLVVVAIVGSLMLDENLYLGSAIGAVLIIIGLYSVLWGKSKELKNVTGLVIDPEIEQIEVVVTPDQDHDHIKCSNNNCEINIVSKDHDSSLKSVQEGQDIENNRGK